A region of Polyangiaceae bacterium DNA encodes the following proteins:
- a CDS encoding right-handed parallel beta-helix repeat-containing protein translates to MKKLAMLSPVAALFWSCPALAASYEVGPSANLGQEIAKLKAGDELVLQGGTYTLTSKLTIGVSGTAALPIVIRSKDGETAHITRDASQNVINVENAQYVVLRRLEVSKGSHGIRMLASSFITVEDCHIHDTADVALSANVGGSKYQGLIIRRNHIHHTNGTGEGMYLGCNNDGCQMFDSLIEGNYVHHTNQSTVSQGDGIEIKQGSYNNIVRDNVIHDTNYPCILVYGTAGKAVNLLERNAMWNCGDHGIQAEADAIIRNNLVLGAQADGIRNQLHQQQSVEDLTIVHNTVLNQGDALRSDAIKSNVIIANNALYSQNGNALRASGTLTALTVAGNVGMGSTQGVTSGFTGGGSLSADFVDAAFGGAKLNVFPKAGSKLIAAGSATYVTSDDFNGTARGGVADVGAYKYAASNPGWTVGAGFKDATGAGGSGGSGGTSGSGGAATGGAAGSAAGGSAGTAAGGNAGATTGGASSGGTSSGGASSGGSSSGGASGGGDSDDDGGCGCRTSPARANPTWLLAAGLAALAARWRRGSRCATAASP, encoded by the coding sequence ATGAAGAAGCTCGCGATGCTCTCGCCCGTGGCGGCGCTGTTCTGGTCCTGTCCCGCGCTCGCCGCCAGCTACGAGGTCGGCCCGAGCGCGAACCTGGGCCAGGAGATCGCCAAGCTGAAAGCCGGCGACGAGTTGGTGCTGCAAGGCGGGACCTACACGCTGACCAGCAAGCTCACCATCGGCGTCAGCGGCACCGCCGCTCTGCCCATCGTGATCCGCAGCAAGGACGGCGAGACGGCGCACATTACCCGCGACGCCAGCCAGAACGTGATCAACGTCGAGAACGCCCAGTACGTCGTGCTCAGGAGGCTCGAGGTCTCGAAGGGATCCCATGGCATCCGGATGCTCGCCTCGAGCTTCATCACCGTCGAGGACTGCCACATCCACGACACCGCCGACGTCGCGCTCTCGGCCAACGTCGGCGGCTCGAAGTACCAGGGCCTGATCATCCGCCGCAACCACATCCACCACACCAACGGCACCGGCGAGGGCATGTACCTGGGCTGCAACAACGACGGCTGCCAGATGTTCGACAGCCTGATCGAGGGCAACTACGTCCACCACACCAACCAGTCCACGGTGAGCCAGGGCGACGGTATCGAGATCAAGCAGGGCAGCTACAACAACATCGTGCGGGACAACGTCATCCACGACACGAACTACCCCTGCATCCTGGTCTACGGCACCGCGGGCAAGGCGGTGAACCTGCTGGAGCGCAACGCGATGTGGAACTGCGGCGACCATGGCATCCAGGCCGAAGCCGACGCCATCATCCGCAACAACCTGGTGCTCGGCGCCCAGGCGGACGGCATCAGGAACCAGCTCCACCAGCAGCAGAGCGTCGAGGATCTGACCATCGTGCACAACACGGTGCTGAACCAGGGCGACGCCCTGCGCTCGGACGCCATCAAGAGCAACGTCATCATCGCCAACAACGCGCTCTACAGCCAGAATGGCAACGCGCTGCGCGCCTCGGGCACGCTGACGGCGCTGACCGTCGCGGGCAACGTCGGCATGGGCTCGACCCAAGGCGTCACGAGCGGCTTCACCGGCGGCGGCAGCCTGAGCGCCGACTTCGTGGACGCCGCCTTCGGCGGAGCGAAGCTCAACGTGTTCCCGAAGGCCGGGAGCAAGCTGATCGCCGCCGGCAGCGCCACCTACGTCACGAGCGACGACTTCAACGGCACCGCGCGGGGTGGCGTCGCCGACGTCGGCGCCTACAAGTACGCCGCGAGCAATCCCGGCTGGACCGTGGGCGCAGGCTTCAAGGACGCGACCGGTGCCGGTGGCAGCGGTGGCAGCGGCGGCACGAGCGGCAGCGGTGGGGCGGCGACGGGCGGCGCCGCAGGCAGCGCCGCGGGCGGCAGCGCGGGCACAGCGGCCGGCGGCAACGCGGGTGCGACCACCGGCGGCGCGAGCTCGGGCGGCACCAGCTCGGGCGGTGCGAGCTCGGGTGGGAGCAGCTCGGGCGGCGCGAGCGGCGGCGGCGACTCCGACGACGACGGCGGCTGCGGCTGTCGGACGTCCCCAGCGCGGGCAAACCCCACCTGGCTGCTCGCAGCCGGGCTGGCGGCGCTTGCCGCGCGCTGGCGCCGCGGATCTCGCTGCGCCACCGCCGCGAGCCCCTAG
- a CDS encoding HRDC domain-containing protein has product MHLIDTERELAEVATQLTGPPPLYLDTEFDSTREGKTLCLLQISQGERVFLVDTLRLGALEPLRPILADPSRVWVLHAGSQDVELLAIRFDLPAPPRVFDTQIAWALTSVEHSVSLSYLKFQLLGVRSGKSHQADDWKRRPLPASQLAYAAADIEELPALHRALDARLSARGRQELVFAASREATWPVREDPEPLAVDDFRNAWQLDVHSQAALRHLIAWYNGLGPRERAHGPDSKTLLSIASRLPENAADLSRIKGVNRRFAAEHGEAFVRGLRRAAAGADTSAFVPIDPPPYATPDDVRLDGWLSLARAEISADLDVAPELAFPGRLMKKLTAHIAATGERARGAEVLQGWRRELLGPAFGAFAARYVE; this is encoded by the coding sequence GTGCACCTCATCGACACCGAGCGCGAGCTGGCGGAGGTCGCGACCCAGCTGACCGGCCCGCCCCCGCTCTACCTCGACACCGAGTTCGACTCGACGCGCGAGGGCAAGACGCTGTGCCTGCTGCAAATCTCCCAAGGCGAACGCGTGTTTCTCGTGGACACGCTGCGGCTGGGCGCGCTCGAGCCGCTGCGCCCCATCCTGGCCGATCCCAGCCGGGTGTGGGTGCTCCACGCCGGCTCGCAGGACGTGGAGCTGCTCGCCATCCGCTTCGATCTGCCGGCGCCCCCCCGCGTCTTCGACACACAGATCGCCTGGGCGCTGACCAGCGTGGAGCACAGCGTCTCGCTCTCGTACCTGAAGTTTCAGCTGCTCGGTGTGCGGAGCGGCAAGTCCCACCAAGCCGACGACTGGAAGCGGCGCCCGCTGCCAGCCTCGCAGCTCGCCTACGCCGCCGCCGACATCGAGGAGCTGCCGGCGCTCCACCGCGCGCTCGACGCGCGCCTCAGCGCGCGAGGCCGGCAAGAGCTGGTGTTCGCGGCCAGCCGCGAGGCGACGTGGCCGGTGCGGGAGGACCCGGAGCCGCTGGCGGTGGACGACTTCCGCAACGCCTGGCAGCTCGACGTGCACAGCCAAGCCGCGCTGCGCCACCTGATCGCCTGGTACAACGGGCTCGGTCCGCGGGAGCGCGCGCACGGCCCGGACTCGAAGACACTGCTCTCCATCGCGAGCCGCCTGCCGGAGAACGCCGCGGACCTCTCCCGTATCAAGGGCGTGAACCGACGCTTCGCCGCCGAGCACGGCGAGGCCTTCGTGCGGGGGCTGCGGCGGGCCGCGGCAGGCGCAGACACGAGCGCCTTCGTCCCCATCGACCCGCCGCCGTATGCGACGCCCGACGACGTGCGCCTCGACGGCTGGCTGTCGCTGGCGCGCGCGGAGATCTCGGCCGACCTCGACGTCGCTCCGGAGCTCGCGTTCCCCGGCCGTCTGATGAAGAAGCTCACCGCGCACATCGCCGCGACCGGCGAGCGCGCCCGCGGCGCCGAGGTGCTCCAGGGCTGGCGGCGCGAGCTGCTCGGGCCGGCGTTCGGCGCCTTCGCGGCGCGGTATGTCGAGTGA
- a CDS encoding HAD family hydrolase — protein sequence MAASYFDVDGTLVSTNLVHPTLFYLLNQGTPVQTAMRFGRALFKAPAMGFAEMADRRTFNELLYSSYEGMSEDRLVLLADEVFEKVLRPSIYPAARDLVKKNVDRGNVVVLISGALDFIAKRLANHLGAQEVIANRLEMKDGHATGKLEKPVVAGPEKARLIRDHARVHGHDLDDCYAFSDSYSDLPMLSVVGHPAAVNPDPRLKLLAKAYSWPSFDLRASS from the coding sequence TTGGCAGCGAGCTACTTCGACGTCGACGGAACGCTGGTCAGCACGAACCTCGTGCACCCGACCTTGTTCTACCTCCTGAACCAAGGCACGCCGGTGCAGACCGCGATGCGCTTCGGCCGTGCCCTGTTCAAGGCGCCCGCCATGGGCTTCGCGGAAATGGCGGATCGGCGCACCTTCAACGAGCTGCTCTACAGCTCCTACGAAGGCATGAGCGAGGACCGCCTCGTGCTGCTCGCGGACGAGGTCTTCGAGAAGGTGCTGCGCCCGTCGATCTACCCGGCCGCCCGAGACCTCGTGAAGAAGAACGTGGATCGCGGCAACGTGGTGGTGCTGATCTCGGGAGCCCTCGACTTCATCGCCAAGCGGCTGGCCAATCACCTCGGCGCTCAGGAGGTGATCGCCAACCGGCTGGAGATGAAGGACGGCCACGCCACGGGCAAGCTGGAGAAGCCGGTGGTGGCGGGACCCGAGAAGGCGCGGCTGATCCGCGACCATGCCCGCGTCCACGGGCACGACCTCGACGACTGCTACGCCTTCAGCGACAGCTACTCCGACTTGCCCATGCTGAGCGTGGTCGGTCATCCCGCCGCGGTGAACCCCGACCCGCGGCTCAAGCTCCTGGCCAAAGCCTACAGCTGGCCGAGCTTCGACCTGAGAGCTTCGTCATGA
- a CDS encoding DUF2088 domain-containing protein, which produces MNHPCLVTLDRDSAPRVLFAGDKLVEADLPAGTRCIYPKPPIQPLRDVDAAIRYAINHPLGSEPLYAKLRPGMKLTIAVDDISLPLPPMRAPDVRGRVLEIVLALLADHGVDDIEIIVATGIHRKMKAAEVRHMVGDRVFSAYWPDRLYNHDAEDHDNLVELGTTDHGEVIEMNRRAVESDLIVYVNLNFVPMDGGHKSLICGLTSYRSLSAHHNPETIRGCDSYMDPKKSELATRVCRMGRLANSKLNVFTIETTVNNRMFDRPLEFLAKNEDDLNGRERALLKGLCATTGRLPQAARQALFDRFPAPYGVTGVWAGETEAVHEKTLERCYEQYMVPVQGQADVLVTGIPYIGPYNVHAFLNPLLVSVQAQGYLFNMYRGAPLLRKGGTLIVTHPCTDKFDHEQHAPYIDFVHRLLPETRDAVELHKRYEKKFAEDPAFIQMYRTGHAYHPAHAFFMWYWGENGRQHIGRVIVVGADNEYIPKLLGYETAATMDEALYRARGSENKSLDIACLHVPPIVMADVTV; this is translated from the coding sequence ATGAACCACCCCTGCCTGGTGACCCTCGATCGCGACAGCGCGCCGCGCGTGCTGTTTGCCGGAGACAAGTTGGTGGAGGCGGACCTTCCCGCCGGCACCCGCTGCATCTACCCCAAGCCTCCCATCCAGCCGCTGCGCGACGTGGACGCGGCCATCCGTTACGCGATCAACCACCCGCTGGGCTCCGAGCCGCTGTACGCGAAGCTCCGCCCGGGCATGAAGCTGACCATCGCGGTGGACGACATCTCGCTGCCGTTGCCGCCCATGCGCGCGCCGGACGTGCGCGGGCGCGTGCTCGAGATCGTGCTGGCGCTCTTGGCCGACCACGGCGTGGACGACATCGAGATCATCGTCGCCACCGGGATCCACCGAAAAATGAAGGCGGCCGAGGTCCGCCACATGGTGGGCGATCGCGTCTTCTCCGCGTACTGGCCGGACCGGCTCTACAACCACGACGCCGAGGATCACGACAACCTGGTCGAGCTCGGGACCACCGATCACGGCGAGGTGATCGAGATGAACAGGCGCGCGGTCGAGAGCGACCTGATCGTGTACGTGAACCTGAACTTCGTGCCCATGGACGGCGGGCACAAGTCGCTGATCTGCGGGCTGACCAGCTACCGGAGCCTGTCGGCGCACCACAACCCGGAGACCATCCGCGGTTGTGACAGCTACATGGATCCGAAGAAGAGCGAGCTCGCGACGCGGGTCTGCCGCATGGGGCGGCTCGCCAACTCGAAGCTGAACGTCTTCACCATCGAGACGACGGTCAACAACCGGATGTTCGATCGCCCCTTGGAGTTCCTGGCCAAGAACGAGGACGACCTGAACGGCCGCGAGCGCGCGCTCTTGAAGGGCCTGTGCGCGACCACCGGGCGCCTGCCCCAGGCCGCGCGGCAGGCGTTGTTCGATCGCTTCCCCGCGCCGTACGGCGTGACCGGGGTGTGGGCCGGCGAGACCGAGGCCGTTCACGAGAAGACCCTCGAGCGCTGCTACGAACAGTACATGGTGCCGGTGCAGGGGCAGGCCGACGTGCTGGTCACCGGCATCCCGTACATCGGTCCCTACAACGTGCACGCCTTCCTGAACCCGCTGCTCGTCAGCGTGCAGGCGCAGGGGTACCTGTTCAACATGTACCGGGGCGCGCCCCTGCTCCGAAAGGGCGGCACGCTGATCGTCACGCACCCGTGCACCGACAAGTTCGACCACGAGCAGCACGCGCCCTACATCGACTTCGTGCACCGCCTGTTGCCGGAGACGCGGGACGCTGTGGAGCTCCACAAGCGCTACGAGAAGAAGTTCGCGGAGGACCCGGCCTTCATCCAGATGTACCGGACCGGGCACGCCTACCACCCGGCGCACGCGTTCTTCATGTGGTACTGGGGCGAGAACGGCCGCCAGCACATCGGCCGGGTGATCGTGGTCGGCGCGGACAACGAGTACATCCCCAAGCTGCTCGGCTACGAGACCGCCGCGACCATGGACGAGGCCCTGTACCGGGCCCGCGGCAGCGAGAACAAGAGCTTGGACATCGCCTGCCTGCACGTGCCGCCCATCGTGATGGCCGACGTCACGGTCTGA
- a CDS encoding DUF1800 domain-containing protein, with the protein MAWGLAACAHAPAAARSEPVAAERPAPRALSAADGQHLLARLAFGPAPGQAEAVAKDGAARWLDTQLGPPRPQPALDQALGPYRRSLETPGELFERWLGDDGDEGGKRVQKALRERAKDHLAELALAELTRHILSERQLEEVMVDFWTNHFNVFARKGFVRLFAGDFVERAVRPNALGRFEDLLVATARHPAMLLYLDNARSRVMRESAGGDKRGGLNENYARELLELHTLGVDGGYVQADVEGAARVLTGWSVRRPREGGFGFVFRAGAHDRSEKSVLGRKFAAGGGEEEGRVLLALLAEHPSTARHLGKKLCARFVADEPPAACVDAAAKAYAESSGDIAKVVRSIAEHDSFWSESVRGKKLKSPLELVVSSARALGARPDGSVKLARVLGQLGEPLLLESVPTGHPEAESEWASTSGLLSRMSYASMFGAGKLPGIELDLERALPDGGAELLPKASRLLLGGRARPETLAVVERALAGLDDASERRSVVVALLVGSPEYQRQ; encoded by the coding sequence GTGGCGTGGGGCCTCGCGGCGTGCGCGCACGCGCCAGCTGCGGCGAGATCGGAGCCGGTTGCCGCGGAGCGACCGGCGCCGAGGGCCCTGAGCGCCGCCGACGGGCAGCACCTGCTCGCTCGGCTGGCCTTCGGCCCAGCGCCGGGTCAGGCGGAGGCGGTCGCCAAGGACGGCGCGGCCCGCTGGCTCGACACCCAGCTCGGACCCCCGCGGCCTCAGCCCGCCCTCGACCAGGCCCTCGGGCCCTACCGGCGCTCTCTCGAGACCCCCGGAGAGCTCTTCGAGCGCTGGCTGGGCGACGACGGGGACGAGGGCGGAAAGCGCGTGCAGAAGGCGCTGCGAGAGAGGGCCAAGGACCACCTGGCGGAGCTGGCTCTGGCGGAGCTCACGCGGCACATCCTGAGCGAGCGCCAGCTCGAAGAGGTGATGGTCGACTTCTGGACCAACCACTTCAACGTGTTCGCCAGGAAGGGGTTCGTGCGCCTGTTCGCCGGCGATTTCGTCGAGCGCGCCGTGCGGCCCAACGCGCTCGGCCGATTCGAGGATCTCCTGGTCGCGACGGCGCGACACCCGGCGATGCTGCTCTACCTGGACAACGCCCGCAGTCGGGTGATGCGCGAGAGCGCCGGCGGTGACAAGCGCGGTGGGCTCAACGAGAACTACGCCCGGGAGCTGCTCGAGCTGCACACGCTCGGCGTGGACGGCGGCTACGTCCAGGCGGACGTGGAGGGCGCGGCCCGGGTCCTGACCGGCTGGAGCGTGCGACGCCCGCGCGAGGGCGGCTTCGGCTTCGTGTTCCGGGCAGGGGCGCACGACCGTTCCGAGAAGAGCGTTCTGGGTCGGAAGTTCGCAGCGGGCGGCGGCGAGGAAGAGGGGCGCGTGTTGCTCGCTCTGTTGGCCGAGCACCCCTCCACGGCGCGTCATCTCGGCAAGAAGCTGTGCGCGCGCTTCGTCGCTGACGAGCCGCCGGCGGCGTGCGTCGATGCGGCCGCCAAGGCCTATGCCGAGTCGAGCGGCGACATCGCCAAGGTCGTGCGCAGCATCGCCGAGCACGACAGCTTCTGGAGCGAGAGCGTGCGCGGCAAGAAGCTCAAGTCACCGCTCGAGCTCGTGGTGAGCTCCGCGCGCGCGCTCGGGGCTCGTCCCGACGGCAGCGTGAAGCTGGCGCGGGTGCTGGGGCAGCTGGGCGAGCCGCTCCTGCTCGAGAGCGTCCCCACCGGGCATCCCGAGGCGGAGAGCGAGTGGGCGAGCACCAGCGGGCTGCTCTCGCGCATGAGCTACGCCTCCATGTTCGGAGCCGGGAAGTTGCCGGGCATCGAGCTCGACCTCGAGCGGGCGCTGCCGGACGGCGGCGCGGAGCTCCTGCCGAAGGCGAGCAGGCTCTTGCTCGGCGGTCGAGCGCGCCCCGAGACGCTGGCGGTGGTGGAGCGCGCGCTCGCCGGGCTCGATGACGCCTCCGAGCGTCGCAGCGTGGTGGTCGCCCTCCTGGTCGGCAGCCCGGAGTACCAGCGTCAATGA
- a CDS encoding DUF1501 domain-containing protein, translating into MSKMSRRSLLLSSAGGALAAAFPRWAGAESAATTADGRVLVVVFLRGGVDGLSLVVPHADPAYHAARRSIAIARPGKPGGAIDLDGQFGLHPRLAPLEAAYKAKELALVHAVGSPHATRSHFEAQDYAETATPGVHSTRTGWLARSLAGKPRTPLGVVALAAKRPLALRGEVDVVTAKRLDQFALRAPRRVATRLETAFDALYASGDDAVVRAGRDALGAAKQLARIERTTNAADYPEGARPLAEVAALVRADVGLRAAWIDVGGWDTHQGQGGADSGRLPRLLDGMGKGLAAFRKDLGARFGEVVVLVMSEFGRTVAENGTGGTDHGHGSAMLLLGGRVRGGKVYGKWPGLGSEARYEGRDLAVTTDYREVLAELAVKHVGARDASRVAPGFAPRGIDILA; encoded by the coding sequence ATGTCGAAGATGTCACGTCGCTCGCTCCTGCTCTCCTCCGCCGGCGGCGCGCTGGCCGCCGCTTTTCCGCGCTGGGCTGGCGCAGAGAGCGCCGCGACCACCGCGGACGGCCGCGTGCTGGTAGTGGTCTTCCTGCGCGGTGGCGTGGACGGGTTGAGCCTCGTCGTGCCTCACGCCGACCCGGCTTATCATGCCGCGCGTCGCAGCATCGCCATCGCGCGCCCGGGCAAACCCGGTGGCGCGATCGACCTGGACGGGCAATTCGGCCTGCACCCGCGGCTCGCGCCCCTCGAGGCAGCGTACAAGGCGAAGGAGCTGGCGCTGGTGCACGCGGTCGGATCGCCGCACGCCACGCGCTCGCACTTCGAGGCGCAGGACTACGCCGAGACGGCCACGCCCGGCGTGCACTCGACGCGTACCGGTTGGCTCGCGCGGAGCCTCGCGGGCAAGCCGCGGACGCCGCTCGGCGTGGTGGCGCTGGCGGCCAAGCGCCCGCTCGCGCTGCGCGGCGAGGTGGACGTCGTCACGGCGAAGCGGCTGGACCAGTTCGCGCTCCGAGCACCGAGGCGTGTCGCGACGCGGCTCGAGACGGCGTTCGACGCGCTCTACGCCTCGGGGGACGACGCCGTCGTGCGAGCGGGACGCGACGCGCTCGGAGCCGCCAAGCAGCTCGCCAGAATCGAGCGCACCACGAACGCAGCGGACTATCCCGAAGGCGCGCGCCCGCTCGCCGAGGTCGCGGCGCTGGTGCGCGCGGACGTCGGGCTCAGGGCGGCCTGGATCGACGTCGGGGGTTGGGACACTCACCAGGGTCAAGGCGGCGCGGACAGCGGTCGGCTGCCGCGCCTGCTCGACGGCATGGGCAAGGGTCTGGCTGCGTTCCGCAAGGATCTGGGAGCGCGCTTCGGGGAGGTCGTGGTCCTGGTGATGAGCGAGTTCGGCCGTACCGTCGCGGAGAACGGCACGGGCGGCACCGACCACGGCCACGGCTCGGCGATGTTGCTCCTGGGCGGCCGGGTGCGCGGCGGCAAGGTGTATGGCAAGTGGCCGGGCCTGGGCAGCGAGGCGCGCTACGAAGGACGCGACCTGGCGGTGACCACCGACTACCGGGAGGTCTTGGCGGAGCTCGCCGTGAAACACGTCGGCGCGCGCGATGCGTCGCGGGTGGCGCCGGGGTTCGCGCCTAGGGGAATCGACATCCTGGCCTGA
- a CDS encoding TauD/TfdA family dioxygenase → MTQVVAWSGDAASRARVRALLEQRGFALLRPDPARLPSELAARDPWETATLFWGEPPELVERQPIAPVPWGRSFASTSGDTPLHSDSQLYAGAPPDLQLMFCERAASRGGETTLLDTWSLLDAIERAEPELFRLLFHANRRIPFVFGDVVGPTVSLRRGALAFTHSPMPTAGDPIAERLRAHLERAALERVRPESGELLVVDNRRMLHGRSAFDDPERRFTRLLLWLRAPLPCPAHLRELCEQALALRAPELAELPASARRRLGLALPEGPGALRRRIVLEMLRGVPPGVLARRHGVDERELYAWRDRALAAAEAELGRDDDER, encoded by the coding sequence GTGACCCAGGTCGTGGCGTGGTCTGGCGACGCTGCGAGCCGCGCGCGCGTGCGCGCCCTGCTCGAGCAGCGTGGCTTCGCGCTGCTCCGGCCGGATCCGGCGCGGTTGCCCTCGGAGCTCGCCGCCCGCGACCCGTGGGAGACAGCGACGCTGTTCTGGGGGGAGCCGCCGGAGTTGGTGGAACGTCAGCCCATCGCGCCGGTGCCCTGGGGTCGCTCCTTCGCCTCGACCTCCGGCGACACGCCGCTGCACTCGGACAGTCAGCTCTACGCGGGGGCTCCGCCAGACCTCCAGCTCATGTTCTGCGAGCGCGCGGCCAGCCGCGGCGGCGAGACCACGCTGCTCGACACCTGGTCGTTGCTCGATGCCATCGAGCGCGCCGAGCCGGAGCTCTTTCGCCTGCTGTTTCACGCGAACCGCCGTATTCCCTTCGTGTTCGGCGACGTGGTCGGGCCGACCGTCTCGCTGCGACGGGGAGCCCTGGCGTTCACGCACTCGCCGATGCCTACCGCCGGCGATCCGATCGCCGAGCGGCTCCGGGCGCACCTCGAGCGCGCCGCCCTCGAGCGCGTACGCCCCGAGAGCGGCGAGCTCCTCGTGGTGGACAACCGTCGCATGCTCCACGGTCGCAGCGCATTCGACGATCCCGAGCGAAGGTTCACGCGCCTCCTGCTCTGGCTCCGGGCGCCGCTGCCCTGCCCGGCGCACCTCCGCGAGCTCTGCGAGCAGGCGCTCGCCCTCCGGGCACCCGAGCTCGCCGAGCTCCCGGCGAGCGCGCGCCGGCGGCTCGGCCTGGCGCTGCCCGAGGGACCGGGAGCCCTGCGACGCCGAATCGTGCTGGAGATGCTGCGCGGGGTTCCGCCCGGGGTGCTGGCGCGGCGCCACGGCGTCGACGAGCGTGAGCTGTACGCCTGGCGAGACCGCGCGCTCGCCGCCGCCGAAGCGGAGCTCGGCCGAGACGACGACGAGAGGTGA
- a CDS encoding TIGR04222 domain-containing membrane protein, translating to MQDLLDFFPFNLPPGGPFLDFYLVLAFLTFAGALIVRAIAARVLLDAAPPLATPRTSPVMWAQAAGSPYRMQAPLPAEPMAAVRGLAKGFVPQGDELAAVAYLRRGVPGVANLLVTQALGEGWLATGTPIPDATGTPQTVYVVNAAAAPSTPLGQAFLRALGAPGSQLTSSTLSQTSEAVAASQERALQDVLARAGLIRTAGRIGAYVLLMLVPVAFLVLVAALRIGWLMEIDRPFGNLFVAMVVVFAVGFVLSLIGRKKSTLAAPYLSWLDDATLSLRADVSGGRRYGAADVGLAVAVGGAAALAAVPVFAALQPAILGERLLSPGDIATGTTGAGKWVASSFSSSGSSSSCSSSSCSSSSCGGGGGCGGGGGCGGGGGCS from the coding sequence ATGCAAGATCTCCTCGACTTCTTCCCGTTCAACTTGCCACCGGGCGGACCGTTCCTGGACTTCTACCTGGTCCTGGCCTTCCTGACCTTCGCGGGCGCGCTGATCGTGCGCGCCATCGCCGCCCGCGTGTTGCTCGACGCGGCGCCGCCGCTGGCCACGCCGCGGACGTCGCCCGTGATGTGGGCGCAGGCCGCCGGCTCACCGTATCGCATGCAGGCGCCGCTGCCGGCCGAGCCGATGGCGGCGGTGCGGGGCCTGGCCAAGGGCTTCGTACCGCAAGGCGACGAGCTGGCCGCGGTGGCTTACCTCCGGCGCGGCGTGCCGGGTGTTGCGAACCTCTTGGTGACGCAGGCTCTGGGTGAAGGCTGGCTCGCGACCGGTACTCCGATCCCCGACGCGACCGGGACGCCGCAGACCGTGTACGTCGTCAACGCCGCTGCGGCGCCCAGCACGCCGCTCGGGCAGGCCTTCTTGCGGGCGCTCGGCGCGCCCGGCAGCCAGCTCACGTCCTCCACGCTGAGTCAGACCTCCGAGGCCGTCGCCGCCTCGCAGGAACGCGCGCTCCAGGACGTGCTGGCTCGCGCGGGCCTGATCCGCACGGCAGGTCGCATCGGCGCGTACGTGCTGCTGATGCTGGTGCCGGTCGCTTTCCTGGTGCTGGTGGCGGCTCTGCGCATCGGCTGGCTGATGGAGATCGATCGCCCCTTCGGCAACCTGTTCGTCGCCATGGTGGTGGTCTTCGCGGTCGGCTTCGTCCTGTCGCTGATCGGCCGCAAGAAGAGCACGCTGGCGGCGCCTTACCTGTCCTGGCTCGATGACGCGACGCTCTCGCTGCGCGCGGACGTGAGCGGCGGCCGGCGCTACGGGGCAGCCGACGTCGGCCTCGCGGTTGCGGTCGGCGGCGCGGCCGCGCTGGCTGCGGTGCCGGTCTTCGCCGCGCTCCAGCCCGCCATCCTGGGCGAGCGCCTGCTCTCGCCGGGCGACATCGCGACTGGGACGACCGGCGCAGGCAAGTGGGTGGCCTCGTCGTTCTCTTCGTCGGGCAGCTCGTCGAGCTGCTCGTCGTCCAGCTGCTCGTCGTCCAGCTGCGGCGGCGGCGGCGGTTGCGGCGGCGGCGGTGGCTGCGGCGGCGGCGGTGGCTGCAGCTAG
- a CDS encoding nucleotidyltransferase domain-containing protein has protein sequence MSETPAKNLEALPEPVRARLSELATTLGAQLGDNLAALLVFGSAVRGGWREGTSDVDLVLVLKDPKREALLSIANTLTVARTAFRFEAVILGAEEIPRAADVFPLFYDDIQSCHVVLAGKDPFAGLSISDQFRRLRIEQEMREEQIRLRRAVVDGLGAPAQLAGAVERKVKQLRGPLHALLGLRRTPAASDTLPVLLEKAAEVYGVDTSALSNVRKDPEAAHDALQQLLDRAIQEVDRMES, from the coding sequence ATGAGTGAGACCCCTGCGAAGAACCTCGAAGCGCTCCCGGAGCCGGTGCGGGCGCGCCTGAGCGAGCTGGCGACCACGCTCGGCGCCCAGCTCGGCGACAACCTGGCGGCGCTCCTCGTGTTCGGCAGCGCGGTGCGCGGCGGCTGGCGCGAAGGCACGAGCGACGTCGATCTCGTGCTGGTGCTGAAGGACCCGAAGCGCGAGGCGCTGCTCTCCATCGCCAACACGCTGACCGTCGCGCGCACGGCGTTCCGCTTCGAAGCGGTGATCTTGGGGGCAGAAGAGATCCCGCGGGCAGCGGACGTCTTCCCGCTGTTCTACGACGACATCCAGAGCTGCCACGTCGTGCTCGCCGGCAAGGATCCCTTCGCAGGGCTCTCCATCTCGGACCAGTTCCGCCGCCTGCGCATCGAGCAGGAGATGCGAGAAGAGCAGATCCGACTGCGCCGCGCCGTGGTGGACGGCCTGGGCGCTCCCGCACAGCTGGCGGGCGCCGTCGAGCGCAAGGTCAAACAGCTCCGTGGTCCGCTCCACGCCCTGCTCGGGCTGCGCCGGACTCCGGCAGCGAGCGACACGTTGCCGGTGCTGCTCGAGAAGGCCGCCGAGGTCTACGGCGTGGACACCTCGGCGCTCTCGAACGTGCGCAAGGACCCCGAAGCGGCGCACGACGCCCTGCAACAGCTCTTGGACCGAGCGATCCAAGAGGTCGATCGGATGGAGAGCTAG